The Faecalibacterium sp. I3-3-89 sequence CGGCAACTTCCCCGAGGTGGCCAACACCTATGTGCAGGCGTCCACCTTCCCCCGCGTCATGATCGTGGGCGTGGTCATCTTCTCCGTCATCCTGCTCCTCCAGTCCATCTTCAAGCTGATGGGCACCATGAAGGAGGGCGACCCCACCGCAGTTGAGGTCGGCACCCTGAACCCCCTGAAGGACAAGGGTCTGGCCGCAGCCTACTTCGTCATCCTCCTCTGCGTGCTGTTCGCCGCCCTCTTCAAAAGCTGCGGCTACATCCTGTGCGCAATGGTGCTGTCGATGATCATCATGTTCCTCATCGGCAAGCGCAACTGGGTGCAGATGATCCTTGTGAGCATTCTGGTGCCGCTGCTGATGTGGCTGGTGTTCTACAAGGTGCTTACCGTCAATATTCCGCTGGGTCCGCTGAACTTCCTGCGCACCCTCGTGGACATGATTTAAGGAGGGAGCACAGTTATGGATTTTAGTCTGCTTCTTTCCAGCTACGCGACTGTCTGGTCCAACCCCGAGGTCCTTCTGATGACCTTCATCGGTGCGCTGGGCGGCGTTCTGCTGGGCGCGATCCCGGGCATGACCGCCACCATGGGCGTGGCGCTGCTCATCCCCTTCTCCTTTGGCATGGATCTCATCCCGTCCATCGGCCTGCTGCTGGGCATCTACTGCGGCGGTATGTACGGCGGCTCCATCTCCGCCATCCTCATCCACGCCCCCGGCACGCCCGCCGCAGCCGCCACCCTGCTGGACGGCTACCCCATGTGCAAGAAGGGTCAGGCCGGCAAGGCCCTGTCCGTCGCCATGTTCGCGTCCTTCTGCGGCGGCGTCATCGGCGCACTGGTCATGACCTTCCTGTCTCCGCTGGTCGCTGACATGGCCATGAACTTTGGCCCCGGCGAGATGTTCATGCTGGCCGTCTTCGGCCTGTCGGTCATCGTCGCAATTTCCGGCAAGTCCGTGGCCAAGGGCCTCATCAGCGCCTTCTTCGGTATGCTGCTGTGCACCGTCGGTCTCGACCCCACCAACGGCATCCCCCGCTTCATCACCACCAAGCAGACCGGCCTGCTGGACGGCTTCCAGTTCATCCCTACCCTGATCGGTCTGTTCGCAGTCTCTGAGGTCATCGCCGGCGTGGAGCGCATCATCCGCGGCGAGGAGCAGGAGCAGAGATCCAACGAGAAGATCACCAACGTCCTGCCGGACTGGAAGACCATCAAGAAGATCTGGCCCAACATCCTCTCCGGCGGCCTCATCGGCACCTTCATCGGTGCCATCCCCGGTGCAGGCGGTGACATCGCCGTCTTCGTCTCCTACGGCGCCAGCAAGTCCGCCAGCAAGCACCCCGAGCTGTACGGCACCGGCATCCCCAACGGCGTTGCGGCGACCGAGTCCGCCAACAACGGCTGCTCCGGCGGCGCAATGATCCCCCTGCTGTCTCTGGGCGTCCCCGGTGACTCCGTCACGGCCATCCTGCTGGGTGCCTTCATCATGAAGGGCATCACCCCCGGCCCCATGATGTATGTCACCGAGCTGCCCACCGTCTACCGCGTCTTCGCAGCTCTGATGCTGGCAAACCTCTGCATGCTGGTGGTGGGCTGCCTCGGCGTCCGCTTCTTTGCAAAGATCGTCTCTGTCGAGAAGAAGATGCTCTACCCCATCATCCTCGTCATCTCCCTGCTGGGCGCTTTCTCCATCAACAAGAATGCCTTTGACGTGGGCGTCTGTGTCGCCTTCGGCATCATCGGCTGGCTGATGAACAAGTACGAGTTCCCCCTTTCTCCCATCCTGCTGGCCCTTATTCTGGGACCCATGTGCGAGAAGAACTTCGTGCGCTACATGAACATCCAGCGCGGAAACTTCTTCGCCATCACCACCTCTCCCATCGCTATGGTCTTTGCAAGCGTAGCCATCCTCGTTATCATCTACTCGGTCTATAACCAGAGCAAGATCAACAAGCGCACCGCTGCAAACGCTGCACAGGAGAAGGCATAAGCTCAACATCCTGACAAGCTCTGTCTGTTACATTCCCATGAAGCTGCGGCTGTCCCGTTCCGTCGGGGCGGCCGCACTTCGCTTTGGGCAGCAAAAACGGAGGTCTGTTTATGTGGTTTGTATTTGCACTGTGCTCGGCCCTGTTTGCGGCCCTTACCTCGATCCTGGCCAAGGTGGGCATCGAGGGGGTCAACTCCACTCTGGCCACCGCCATCCGCACTGTGGTGGTGCTGGCCATGAGCTGGGGCATGGTGTTCCTCACCCGGGCCCAGGGGGGCATGGGGGAGATCAGCCGCCGGAGTTGGCTCTTCCTCATCCTATCGGGGCTGGCCACCGGGGCGTCCTGGATGTGCTACTACCGGGCCCTGCAGCTTGGCCGGGCCTCTCAGGTGGTGCCCATCGACAAGCTCAGCGTGGTGATCACCCTGGTGCTGGCCTTTGTGTTCCTCCACGAGCCCTTTACCGCCAAAAGTATGGTGGGCTGCGCCCTCATCGCCGCCGGCACCCTGTTTATGGTGCTGTAAGAGGGTAAGCTCCCTGCAAACAACAAGGCCCTCCCGGTTTTGCCCGGGAGGGCCTTATCGTTTTGCTGCACGCTTACTTTTCGGCGGGCGTCTCCGGAGCAGCGGGCGCTTCCGAATGGTGGCACTTGGCCAGCATATCCAGCTCCGGCATCAGCTCGGTGCTGATGACCGACAGCATCTGCTCCATCTTGTCGCAGTCCTCTGCGGGGAACCGCTGACGCACCCGCTCGATGACGGTGTGCAGGTAGGAGTAGCTGATGCTGTAGTAATCGATGTATTTCTGGGTGGGGCGCAGATAGTACTCGCGGCGGTCGGTGGTGGACTGGATCTTCTCCACATAGCCCTTTTTCACGAGGCTGCCGATCTTGTAGGCCGCGTTGGGAGTGGAAATGCGCATCATGCGGGAGAACTCCGCAATGGTCGGCTCGCCCATCGCCATGATGCCCTCCATGCAGAAGGACTCCACCGTGGTCAGCGTGGCCTCGCGGGTGGCAAAGCGCTGAAATACATTTTGATAAAAGTGCAGCTTGAATTTGGTATAAACGTCCTGAAAGACTTCTTCCAGCATGGATTCTCCTTCCATGAGCCTAATAGCTCAAAAAATTTACTCTTTTTACAGTATACCATGATTCTGGCCGGAGGGGAAGAGAAAAATCCACGATTTTGGTGGAAATTTTAGGCTTTTCCAGACTTTTTCTTCCCGGGATGGCCCATCCGTGCCCTGACGATGCTCAGGATCACAAGCTCGATGACGACGGCACAGGCCAGCAGCACGAAGGAGGTCAGGACGTTGGCAGCCTCGCCGAGGACGGCCTGCGCTGCGCCGCAGAGCAGGTAGCAGCCCGCCGAGATGGCGGCGGCGGTCATGGCGTAGGGCAGCTGAGTGGAGACGTGGTTGACATGGCTGCAGTGGGCACCGGCAGAAGCCATGATGGTGGTGTCGGAGATGGGCGAGCAGTGGTCGCCGCAGACCGCGCCGGACAGGCAGGCGGCGATGGAGACCACCAGCATCTCACCCTCCGGGAACGCATGGCAGACGATGGGCACGAGGATGGAGAAGGTACCCCACGAAGTGCCGGTGGCGAAGGCGAGGAAGACGGCCACGAGGAAGATGATGATGGGCAGCAGGTACTGCAGCGCCGCAGCGGAGCCGCTGAGCAGGCTGGCGACGTAGTATTTTGCGCCCAGCAGGCCGGTCATGCCGGAAAGGGTCCACGCCAGCGTCAGGATGAGCATGGGGCTGACCATCGCTTTGAAGCCCTCGGGGATGCAGGCGGCGAAGTCCTGAAAGGTCATGACGCCCCGCACCCGGTAGAAGACGAAGGTGAACATCAGGGCGATGGAGCTGCCCATCACGAGGCCCACAGAGGCGCTGCAATTTGCGAAGGCGGTGATGAAGTCCACGCCCTCGAAAAAGCCGCCGGTGTACACCATGCCGAAGATGCAGGCCGCGATGAGCACCAGCACCGGTGCGATGAGGTCTACCACATGGCCGCGGGCGTCGGAGCCGTCGTCCACATCGTCGCCGTAGGGGCGGTCGTCGGTGGTGAAGAGGTCGCCCAGCAGGGCGTTGTCCTCGTGCTTCTTCATGGGGCCGTAGTCGAAGCCGCTGAAGATGAGGAAGAGGCTCATCACCATCGTGAGGATGGCGTAGTAGTTATAGGGGATGGTGCGCAGGAACATGGTGAAGCCGTTGATGCCCGAGCCTTCCGGCACCGAGGAGGTGACGGCGGCAGCCCAGCTGGACACCGGCGCGATGATGCAGATGGGGGCGGCGGTGGCGTCGATGAGGTAGGCCAGCTTTGCGCGGGAGACCTTCTGCCGGTCCGTGACCGGGCGCATGACGGAGCCGACGGTCAGGCAGTTGAAATAGTCGTCCACAAAGATGAGGATGCCCAGCAGCAGGGTGGCGAACTGTGCGCCTGCCCGGGTGTGGATGTGGGTGGAGGCCCAGCGGCCGAACGCGGCGCTGCCGCCGGCCTTGTTCATCAGGGCCACAAGGATGCCCAGCATCACCAGAAAGACGAGGATGCCCACATTGCTGGAATCGGACAGCTTGGAGATCATACCGCCGTCCTCGTTGAAAAAGAGGGTGGTCAGCGCAAGCTCAAGGTTGCCGTTGGCGTAGAGCAGCGCACCGGTGGCGATGCCCACCAGCAGCGAGGTGTAGACCTCCTTGGTGTTCAGGGCCAGAACGATGGCCACCACAGGGGGCAGCAGGGAGAGCGCAGAGCTGTATACTGCGCAGGTGTAGGTGGAGGGGTCGGCGATCTTGCCGGGCGTTGCTGCGGTGCACCACAGCAGCAGGGCAAACACCAGAAGAGCACCCACCCACGAAAGATTGGTTTTTTCATGATAAGCTCCTCACTTGATTTTTTTGCGGTCTGCCGGGCAGACTATCCCCAAGAACGGGACGGAAGGGGGTGTTGGCTGCGCCGGACTATAAAGCGATGTATCTGGAACTGTTCCGCGCCAGCGAGCAGGCAGCCCGGCTCCTGCAGGAAGCACAGGCCCGGGCCGAGCAGCAGCTTCTGGCTGCCGACCCGCCGCCCATCGAGCTTGCCGGGCGCGGAGAGCAAAAAGAGTCTTAGCCCTTCTTGCTCTCGGCCTTGGCGGCAAATTTGGCGTCGTTGACCACGAAGCGCTCGTGGACGCCGCCGCCCACGGGGCCTTTCTCGTCGTACAGGGACACCTTGAACACCAGCTTGCGGCCCTCCACAGCGGTCAGCTCGCTCTCGCAGGTGACGGTCATGCCCACGGGGGTGGGGGCGGTGTGCTCCAGCTCCAGCTTGGTGCCCACAGAGCCGCAGCCCTCGTCCAGTGCGTCGGCGACGCTCATCCAGCAGGTCTTTTCGGCCAGCGCCACCAGTGCGGGGGTGGCGAAGACGTTCAGCGTGCCGCTGCCCATCGTCTTGGCGGTGTTTTCGGGGGTGACGGCGACGCTCTGTCTGCCGCGGATGCCAGTCTCTAACATAAAAATGCCTTCTTTCTCAAATCTTCGTCCTGCCGCAGTTTGCGGCAGATAATTTCACATTCGTAAGGATACCACAAAATATCGGTCATTGCATCTGTTTTCGGGATTTTTTCTCCAAAACTCTTTCCGCCTGAAGCCAAAAGCGGTATCATAAGCTGGACAGGGAGGGAGAGAAGATGAATGATTTCTGGAAATCCTACGACATCACCCACGCTGAATTTGGAGCCGATTACCGGTGTTATCCGCTGTATGGCGGCATCCACCTCACAGAATTGGCTCTTTCGCTTGCATTCATTGGAGGAATGGCTTGGTGGTATCGCCGCAGCTCTGCCCGCACCCGGCGGCGTATTTTAATAGGAGTCACTCTCCTACTTGTGCTGGACGAAGCTGCCCTCCTGCTGGGGATGGAGCTGACCGGTCAATGGAACTGGAGTTATCTGCCCCTGCACCTGTGCAGCATCAATGTCTTTGTCTGCCTATATAACACCCTCACGGACAGGAATTGGTGCAAAGAGGAGCTTTATGCGCTCTGCATTCCGGGTGCGGCGCTGGCCCTGCTCTGCCCCAGCTGGCTGGATGTCCCCTCTTGGTGGACGCTCATCAATCTGCACTCCGTCAGCATCCATGCCCTGCTGGTACTCTATCCTACCCTGCTGGTGGTGGGTGGCTATCGTCCCAGCCCTCGGCGAATCCCACAGGTGCTGGCGTTCTTGTTTGGATCCGCCCTGCCCATCTACTTTTTGAATAAGTCCCTTAACACCAACTTCTATTTCCTCAATAATCCCTATGGGAATATCATCACCAGTACATTTACAGAGCTGCTAGGCGAAAAGTATTATATTCTGGGCTTTCTGCCTGCCATCGCGCTGGCGCTGGCCGTTATGTATCTGCCGTGGGCCTTGAAGGAGTGGCGGAGCAGAGGGAGGACATAAAACACAGCAGGGATGTTTTGAAGAAAAAAATTATGGGGAAAATTTGTTAAAATTCAATAAAACAAAATATGGAAGTACCTAAAGGAGAACGATACAGCAAATACGGCTGCATAAAAATCGAAAAGAATATATAGAGGAAAAGCAATTCGAATAGAGTTGCTTTTTTCTTTCCAAATCACACTCTTCCTGCAAAATGAAACCGCAAGCTGATTGCAAATTTCCGGCGTTTTACGGTTTGTTTTATCAATTCTGAGGGCATGATGAGTTTTTGTGCCAAAACGCTTGACAGGGGGGCGTCTGCGTGTTATCATGAATACATGAACAGATGTTCATATGTAAAAACGAAAGGGTGACAACGATGGCTGAAGAAGTCACTTCCCCCGAAAAACTGCCCAAGGCTCCGCCGGTGCTGCCGGACGATGAGATGCTTTATGAGCTGGCCGACCTGTTCCGGGTGTTCGGCGACTCCACCCGCATCAAGATCCTCTATGCCCTCCACGACGACGAGCTTTGCGTGCAGGACATCGCAAACTCCGTCCAGCTCAGCCAGTCGGCGGTGAGCCACCAGCTGCGGGTGCTGAAGGACACAAAGCTCGTCCGCTTCCGCCGCGACGGCAAGACCGTCTACTATGCGCTGGACGACGACCATGTGCGCAGCATCCTCTCGATGGGCATGGACCATATCGAAGAGTGATGCCCCCTGAAATGCTGCAAGCTTTGCTGCACCCTGCGGCGGAGCGGCTATATAGAAAGAAAGGCTGGTACTTATTATGAAAAAGAGCTACAAGATCGAAGTGGACTGCGCAAACTGCGCTCAGAAGATGGAGGATGCCGCCAACACCGTTTCCGGCGTGGCAAAGGCTACCGTCAGCTTCATGACCCAGAAGATGAACGTCGAGTTTGCCGAAGGCGCTGACCCCAAGGCCACCATGCAGAACGTCCTCGTTGCCTGCAAGAAGGTGGAGGATGACTGCGAGATCTTCGGCATCTGAGCGTCTGCCGCAGCGGACGAGATGCGGGTGGAAACTGTGGAAAAATAAATCGGTTTTCAACAATTTCCACCGTGTTTTCAACATCCTTTGCGCAAAAGTGGAAAAATAAACGCGCATTTGAGGCTTTTTGCGGGAAAACATCGTGGAAAAGCCGGGGGAAAGGGTGGAAAACAAGCCCCTTGTGGGGAAAACCTGTTGAATCTGAGAAAAGTGCCCCAAAGGAGGCCTGAGACCCATGACGAAAAAACAAAAGAAAATGCTCTACCGCATCCTCGCCGCTCTGGCGCTGGTGCTGGTGCTCAAGCTGCTGCCGCCCCTGCCCATGGCGGCAGAGCTGCTGCTCTACTGCATCCCCTACCTCGTGGTGGGCTGGGACGTGCTCCGCAAGGCTCTGTTGGGCATCAAGAACCGTCAGGCCTTCGATGAGTGCTTCCTGATGGCAGTCGCCACCGTGGGCGCATTCGCGCTGGGCGACTACGTCGAGGGCTGCGCCGTTATCATCTTCTACCAGATCGGCGAGCTGTTCCAGAGCGTGGCCGTCGGCAAGAGCCGCCGCAGCATCTCGGCCCTGATGGACATCCGGCCCGACTATGCCAACATCGAGGGCGAGGACGGCAAGCTGGAACAGGTGGACCCCGACGAAGTCGAGGTGGGCACGGTCATTGTGGTCCAGCCCGGTGAGCGTGTGCCCATCGACGGCGTCATCGTCGAGGGCGCTTCCACCCTGAACACTGCCGCCCTCACCGGCGAGAGCCTGCCCCGCGATGTCCAGTCCGGGGATGAGGTCATCAGCGGCTGCGTCAATATGAGCGGCCTGCTCCGGGTCAGGACCACCAAGGAGTTCGGCGAATCCACCGTCTCCAAGATCCTCGACCTTGTGGAAAATTCCAGCATGAAGAAGGCTCGGGCTGAAAACTTCATCACCCGCTTTGCCCGGTTTTACACCCCGGCGGTCTGCTACGGCGCTCTGGCGCTGGCCTTCATCCCCCCCGTCGTCCTGCTTCTCATGGGCCAGCCGGCCCGCTTCGGGGACTGGGTCTACCGTGCCCTCACCTTCCTCGTCATCAGCTGCCCCTGCGCTCTGGTCATCTCCATCCCGCTGAGCTTCTTCGGCGGCATCGGCGGCGCGTCCGCCTGCGGTATCCTCGTCAAAGGCTCTACCTATCTGGAAGAGCTGGCCAACACCGGCGTCGTGGTCTTCGATAAGACCGGCACCCTGACGCAGGGCACTTTTAAAGTCACTAAGATCTGCCCCGTGGAGGGCGGTGCGGAGGAAGCCCTCGTGGAGGCTGCTGCGCTGGCCGAGAGCTGGTCGAAGCATCCCATCTCCCTGAGCATCAAGGCCGCATACGGCAGGGACATCGATGCCGCCCGCGTCACCGATGTGGAAGAGCTGGGCGGCCACGGCGTCACCGCCAAGGTGGATGGCAGGCCGGTGGCGGCGGGCAACGCCCGCCTGATGGAGAAGCTGGGCCTTTCTGTCCCCGATGTGCCCCAGACCGGCACCATCGTCCATGTGGCCATCGACGGCAGGTATGCGGGCTACCTGCTCATCGCCGATGTGGTGAAGCCCCACAGTGCACAGGCCATAAAGGGCCTCAAGCAGGCCGGCGTCCGCAAGACGGTCATGCTGACCGGCGACGCCGAGCCGGTGGCGAAGGCCGTCTCGGCAGAGCTGGGCCTCGATGAGTACCATGCGGGCCTGCTGCCCGGCGACAAGGTGGACCAGATCGAGAAGCTCATCGCCGAGAAGCGGCCCAAGGAGAATCTGGCCTTCGTGGGCGACGGCATCAACGACGCCCCCGTCCTCTCCCGCGCTGACATCGGCATCGCCATGGGCGCACTCGGCTCGGACGCCGCCATCGAGGCCGCAGACGTCGTCCTGATGGACGACGACCCGGCTAAGATCGCCCTCGCCATGCGCATTGCCCGCCGCACCAAGGGCATCGTCTACCAGAACATCGTCTTTGCGCTGGCCATCAAGGCGGCCTGCCTGCTGCTGGGCGCGCTGGGCATCGCCAATATGTGGGCCGCCATCTTCGCGGACGTCGGCGTTATGGTCCTCGCTGTTCTGAACGCCACCCGCGCCCTCTACACGAAGGACCTCGTGAAGAAGGATAAGCTGGACTAAGGGCCGCATCCTATCGCAAAAAGAAAGCATCCGCAGAGGGTGTTTCTCCGAAAAAAGCTCGGAGAGCCGCCTCTGCGGATGCTTTTTGTCTGTTGGCAGGGGGAAACTCCTCTCTTGCAATGTATTATAAACCTGTTATAATACTAGAATGGAGGGTTGAAGCCAATGCAAGAACAAAACGAAATAAAATTGAACCGTGCGCCGGTGTGGCGCGCGTTCCGGGCCGCAGCGCCCCAGACGCTGCCGGTGTTTGCCGGATATTTGGTGCTGGGCCTCGGCTACGGCATCTATGTGCAGTCGCTGGGTCTGCCGGTCTGGCTGCCGCCCCTGATGGGCACGGTGGTGTATGGCGGCTCGCTGGAATTTGTGCTGGCGTCACTGCTGTTGGGCAGCTTTGCGCCGGTGTCGGCCTTTCTGATGGCCCTGATGATCCAGGCGCGGCACCTCTTCTACGGCCTGACCATGCTGCAGCGCTACCGGGGCTACGGCCTGCGCAGCGCCTACATGATCTTCGCCATGAGCGATGAGACGTTCTCCATCACCTGCTCAGCAGAGCCGCCGGAGGGGGTGGACCGGGGCTGGTTCATGTTCTTCATCACCCTGCTGGACCAGTTCTACTGGGTCGCCAGCGCGGCCATGGGGGCGGCCCTCGGCGCAGTCCTGCCCTTCAGCACCGAGGGCGTCGATTTTGTCATGACGGCCATGTTTGTGGTCATCTTCCTCAACCAGTGGGAGAAGGAAAAGCAGCACGCCAGCGCCGTCATCGGTCTCGCTGCACCGCTGGTCTGCCTGCGCATCTTTGGCGCGGGCAGCTTCCTCATCCCCTCGATGGTCTGCATCCTCGCGGCCCTGCTCCTGCTCCGCCGCCCCATCGAGGCCAAGGAAAGCGAGGCGGTACGATGAGTGATCTCCAATTCATCCTGACCATCGCCGTCTGTGCGGCGGCGACCATGCTCACCCGGTTTTTGCCTTTTCTGGTGTTCGGCTCCCGGGGCGGCAGGGTGCCCGAGGTGGTGGAATATCTGGGCCATGTGCTGCCCGCCGCTATCTTCGGGATGCTCATCGTCTACTGCCTCAAGGGCGTCAGTTTTGCCACAGGCAGCCACGGCATCCCCGAGGCCATCGCCATCGGCGTGACCGTCGCGCTCCATAAGTGGAAGCATCAGACGCTCGTCTCCATCGCAGGCGGCACGCTGTGCTATGTGCTGCTGGTGCAGATGGTGTTCTGAAAATGTGGTCGTGCTGGTCAAATCGGCACGATTTTTGTTTTTTAGTGATAGAACGTATCAAAATTGACCTGCCGGTAGAACCGCTGCTGCAACTGATCGAAGCTGTCGCAGTCCTGTGCCAGCAGCCACATGATCTTGGTCACGACGGCCTCGATGGTCATATCGTGGGCCTCGAGGAAACGGAAGCGGTTCTTGACCCGCTTGCCCACCTCGTAGATGCCCACATCGCTGCCCTCGTAAGTCACCTGTGTGGTGAGGATGAGCACCTTGCGGGTCTTGTCGTAGTCGCCGAGGCCCTCGGCAAAGGCGTCCATCAGCCGCTGAGGGATGCCGCCCACGCCGAAGCTCTCCACGATGACGCAGTCGTAGAGCCGGAAGATGTCCGGGATGAGGTCGGGGCTGAGGCCCGGCGTCAGCTTGAGCAGAAAGACCCGGGGGCTGAGGGCGCGGCCAAACTCCACCGGGCCGGTGGGCCATGGCGAGGGAACATACCGCACCAGACGGTCGCCCTGTACCAGCGCCAGCGCCGGAAAATTTACGGAGGCGAACGCGTCGTAGCTGATGGTCTTGTTCTTTTTGGCGCGGGTGCCCGCGATGACGTGCCCGCCGAACACCACCATAACGCCCCGGCTGCCGGGGTCAAGGGCGCAGATGACGCTGTCGCGCAGGTTTTTCTTGGCGTCGGTGATCTCGTTGGAGATGGGCTGCTGTGCGCCGGTGAGGATGATGGGCTTGTCGGCGTTCTGGATGAGGTAGGACAGTGCCGCCGCCGAGTAGGCCAGTGTGTCGGTGCCGTGGCAGATGATGAAGCCGTCGTAGAGGGCATAATTTTCCTGCACGGCCTTTGCCATCATCAGCCAGTGCTCCGGGCCGAGGTCGGTGCTGTCGATGCTGCACAGGGCCAGCGTGTCGGGGCAGCAGAGGTCGTTCAGCTCGGGCAGATGGGCCAGCAGCTCTTCGCTGGTGAGCACGGGCTTGAGGCCCTGCTGGGTGCGGACGCTGGCGATGGTGCCGCCGGTGGTGATGAAAAGCAGGCGCTGCTTTGTGGACATAAGTAAAAGCCTCCATTGGGAAGATAAAAAATCAAATTCAAGGAAAGTATAACACACTCTCCGGCCCTTGCAAAGTGGAGTTCCGGCGGGAAATGGAGGCTTTTGGGACTTGGTCACAGAAATGTGGGGATTTTGGTGTATAATAGAAGAGTAGAGCGAGGTTGCGCGGGGTGAGGTTTCTTTAAGTGGGCTTGCGCGCCTGTGCGCGGGGCAGAGCGCTCTTACGCTAGGTTAATGTTCTCTTTTGCGTGCCAAAAGAGAACCAGAAAAGCACCCGCTACTTTCGAGGCGCGGGAGGCGACGGGTTGCGGCTCCCAGCGTCTGCTTCGCTACCGCTCGCATCCTGCTGGCCGCTGCCCCAACAGCTCCTCCCTGTATCCGCCGCAGGCGGCGGTCGTCGCCGTTGCAAGAAAGGGGCTGCTCGCCCCTTTCAGACCCCGAAGGAGTAGTCGAAACGGAAAAAAGCTAGCCGCTGCGCTAAACGCTTTTTTCTCGTTTCTCCGACTTGCTGCTTCGCAGCTGGTGTTACGCCTTTGCAGGGCGTGAAGTTCAGCGACGACGTGAAATATTCGGCGGAGCCGTAAATGGGAGAAGCACAAAAAAATGCGCAACAGCGACGACCGCCGCCTGCGGCGGATACAGGGAGGAGCTGTTGGGGCCGCGGTCAGCAGGACACGAGTGCCGCTCAAGGCACGAAGTGGACGCTGGGCACCGCAACCCGTCTTAGCGAAGCGGCTAGCATTTTTGTGCTTCGACTTCCTCTTTGGAATCGTTAAGG is a genomic window containing:
- a CDS encoding AzlC family ABC transporter permease; its protein translation is MQEQNEIKLNRAPVWRAFRAAAPQTLPVFAGYLVLGLGYGIYVQSLGLPVWLPPLMGTVVYGGSLEFVLASLLLGSFAPVSAFLMALMIQARHLFYGLTMLQRYRGYGLRSAYMIFAMSDETFSITCSAEPPEGVDRGWFMFFITLLDQFYWVASAAMGAALGAVLPFSTEGVDFVMTAMFVVIFLNQWEKEKQHASAVIGLAAPLVCLRIFGAGSFLIPSMVCILAALLLLRRPIEAKESEAVR
- a CDS encoding branched-chain amino acid transporter permease; the encoded protein is MSDLQFILTIAVCAAATMLTRFLPFLVFGSRGGRVPEVVEYLGHVLPAAIFGMLIVYCLKGVSFATGSHGIPEAIAIGVTVALHKWKHQTLVSIAGGTLCYVLLVQMVF
- a CDS encoding asparaginase is translated as MSTKQRLLFITTGGTIASVRTQQGLKPVLTSEELLAHLPELNDLCCPDTLALCSIDSTDLGPEHWLMMAKAVQENYALYDGFIICHGTDTLAYSAAALSYLIQNADKPIILTGAQQPISNEITDAKKNLRDSVICALDPGSRGVMVVFGGHVIAGTRAKKNKTISYDAFASVNFPALALVQGDRLVRYVPSPWPTGPVEFGRALSPRVFLLKLTPGLSPDLIPDIFRLYDCVIVESFGVGGIPQRLMDAFAEGLGDYDKTRKVLILTTQVTYEGSDVGIYEVGKRVKNRFRFLEAHDMTIEAVVTKIMWLLAQDCDSFDQLQQRFYRQVNFDTFYH